The Methanocorpusculum vombati genomic interval AACGCTCGTGGCCGATCTGAAAACCTCTGATACCGGAGCGATTGAAGTGGAGATGGCGGCAAAGGCAGGGGCAAACGTTGTCTGTGTGCTTGCTGCAGCCGATGATGCGGTCATCGCCGACGCCCTGCGGGGTGCGGCGCTCTACGGGGTGGAGATCATGGCCGACATGATGAACGTCCGTGACCCCGCCGCCCGGGCAGAGGAGCTGGCCGCACTCGGAGTGCAGATCATCAACGCCCATGTGGGAATCGATCAGCAGATGACCGGAAAAGATCCTCTTGCTCTGTTGGATGCGCTCGGAAAACTGCCGGTGAAGATCGCGGTCGCCGGAGGACTCAATGCGGAGACGGCAGCGGCTGCCGCCGCACGCGGTGCGGATATTGTCATCGTCGGCGGAACGATCATAAAGTCTGCGGACGTTACCGCCGCTGCCGCCGCCATCCGGGCAGCGCTCGACAGCCCGAAGTCTGTTCGTTCCGAAAAGAAAACGCTTGACGATCAGATCCGCGAACTTCTCCAGACCGTTTCCGCACCAAATGTCACCGATGCCCTCTACCGGAAAGGAGCGATGGCAGGACTGAACGAACGCCACGTTCCGCACAAGATGATCGGGCGTGCAGTAACCGTACAGACGTTTGGCGGCGACTGGTCCAAACCGGTACAGGCCATTGATTCCTGCAATGCGGGGGACATTCTGGTCATCAGCAACGACAAACGTACCGACATTGCCCCCTGGGGCGAACTCGCCACCCGTTCGGCGATGAACCGTGGGGTTGCCGGAATCATCATCGACGGTGCAGTCCGGGACTGGGACGATATTCTGACACTGGACATCCCGGTGTTTGCAACCGCCGTGCAGCCGAACGCCGGAGAGCCGAAAGGGTTCGGTGAAATCGGGGCGGAG includes:
- a CDS encoding orotidine 5'-phosphate decarboxylase / HUMPS family protein encodes the protein MVRPVLQVALDLTELSRAEKIAEEAVSGGADWIEIGTPLVKSEGMESVRRMRAQFPSVTLVADLKTSDTGAIEVEMAAKAGANVVCVLAAADDAVIADALRGAALYGVEIMADMMNVRDPAARAEELAALGVQIINAHVGIDQQMTGKDPLALLDALGKLPVKIAVAGGLNAETAAAAAARGADIVIVGGTIIKSADVTAAAAAIRAALDSPKSVRSEKKTLDDQIRELLQTVSAPNVTDALYRKGAMAGLNERHVPHKMIGRAVTVQTFGGDWSKPVQAIDSCNAGDILVISNDKRTDIAPWGELATRSAMNRGVAGIIIDGAVRDWDDILTLDIPVFATAVQPNAGEPKGFGEIGAEISCCGQTVRPGDWLIGDQSGVVVIPRERAYEVARRAVEVFKTETRVREEIRRGGTLGSVAQLLRWEKK